The following coding sequences are from one Clarias gariepinus isolate MV-2021 ecotype Netherlands chromosome 19, CGAR_prim_01v2, whole genome shotgun sequence window:
- the agpat2 gene encoding 1-acyl-sn-glycerol-3-phosphate acyltransferase beta: MEVLWLLPLLVLPVLFFTSTTFVFYFKKCFYVAYMMLLAMIAIPICIVKSGGRDVENMRVIRFLVRHVKYFLGLRFEVSGWEHLQTEGSYVIISNHQSSLDVLGMMEVLPDRCTTIAKKELLWAGTVGMVCWLGGIVFINRKKTSDAKSVMDDTAKIMLHEKIRLWVFPEGTRNQKGDILPFKKGAFHLAVQAQAPIIPIVFSSYSNFYLRKEKEFKSGAITLKILPKIETKGLTSDDVTSLCDRSYAVMRTAFLEISGQSSQSNGPSIH, translated from the exons ATGGAGGTTTTGTGGCTCCTACCGCTGCTTGTCTTGCCGGTCCTGTTTTTCACCAGCACCACGTTTGTTTTCTATTTCAAAAAATGTTTCTACGTGGCGTATATGATGCTGCTAGCCATGATCGCTATTCCCATCTGTATCGTGAAGAGCGGCGGACGGGACGTCGAGAACATGCG GGTCATTCGCTTCTTGGTGCGTCATGTGAAGTACTTCCTGGGTCTGCGCTTTGAGGTCAGTGGCTGGGAGCACCTGCAGACCGAGGGGTCTTATGTAATCATCTCCAACCACCAGTCATCCCTCGATGTGTtgg GCATGATGGAGGTTTTGCCTGATCGCTGCACCACTATTGCCAAGAAGGAGCTTCTGTGGGCAGGAACAGTGGGCATGGTGTGCTGGCTGGGGGGCATCGTGTTCATCAACCGCAAGAAAACTAGTGATGCTAAGAGCGTCATGGACGACACTGCCAAGATCATGCTGCACGAAAAG ATCCGCCTGTGGGTGTTTCCTGAAGGAACACGGAATCAGAAAGGTGATATTTTGCCATTTAAGAAGGGCGCGTTCCACCTGGCAGTACAGGCCCAG GCTCCCATCATCCCCATTGTGTTCTCCTCCTATAGCAACTTCTACCTACGGAAGGAGAAAGAGTTCAAATCAG GAGCGATCACTTTGAAGATCCTCCCCAAAATTGAGACAAAAGGCTTGACGTCAGACGACGTGACGTCACTCTGTGACCGGTCGTACGCCGTGATGCGTACTGCTTTCCTGGAAATCTCTGGCCAATCATCTCAGTCTAATGGGCCGTCCATTCACTGA